From Leptospira kirschneri serovar Cynopteri str. 3522 CT, one genomic window encodes:
- a CDS encoding response regulator — MYNLQDELIEILYAEDNPQDSELTLRSLKKHNLTNQVKHVRDGEEALEYLYATGRYADRDKTRVPSLILLDLKMPKVDGIEVLRRVRNEENTKMLPVVILTSSAEEKDIIESYKLGVNSYVVKPFEFDKFGEVASEIGFYWILINQSVSRI; from the coding sequence ATGTATAATCTTCAGGACGAATTGATAGAAATCCTATATGCAGAAGACAACCCTCAAGATTCCGAATTGACTCTAAGAAGTTTAAAAAAACATAATCTTACAAATCAAGTCAAACACGTCCGGGACGGAGAAGAGGCTTTAGAATATTTATACGCAACTGGACGTTACGCAGATCGGGATAAAACACGAGTTCCCTCCCTCATTCTTTTGGATTTAAAAATGCCTAAAGTGGATGGGATCGAAGTATTAAGAAGAGTAAGAAACGAAGAAAATACCAAGATGCTTCCGGTAGTGATACTCACTTCTTCCGCCGAAGAAAAGGATATTATAGAAAGTTATAAACTAGGGGTAAATAGCTACGTAGTTAAACCGTTTGAATTCGACAAATTCGGAGAAGTAGCCAGTGAAATCGGATTTTACTGGATCTTAATAAACCAAAGTGTAAGCCGCATTTGA